In Ruminococcaceae bacterium R-25, one genomic interval encodes:
- a CDS encoding exopolyphosphatase/guanosine-5'-triphosphate,3'-diphosphate pyrophosphatase: MAKKLVAVIDIGSLTARLKVFEIGSKGKPKEIEAVRKFTGLGTKSYSSGVIQSAQVEELCKCLKMFDEKCKEYGVARVFCVATSAFRDASNAEVVIEKVRTRTGFKIKVLDNSMERYYQTLAVQAIYPEFAKIISTGTMILDIGSGSIQASVYDKSEFVFSQNLLLGSLRISGMLNDLQSKTIHYDEVAEEFIAQDLEDYHAVEPKGIIYKNLIAFSGEMGYIKQLAGYGAMSSCTLTKEEFLNVYNYLFKTRATDLTLKDNIPSLIAPLLLPTALIVKNMLEYTGVDTIYMPHASLSDGIIYYYCVNSQGLKTEISPDSYLISASRHIAKRYRSNKKHIEFVEKTALQFFDETKKISGLGSRDRLLLQVSVILHEIGKFVHSRNHSDAAYSIIKNTNLMGLDHDEINMVAMIVRLYPRNKPYDSYYYSILPPDQKVIVSKLASILKIADAIDASHKEKGKKIDCKIKDNEFLISCYASEDMSFEKWAFENRSLMFEDVMGIKPVLKIRREG; the protein is encoded by the coding sequence ATGGCAAAAAAGCTTGTCGCGGTGATCGATATCGGATCGCTCACGGCCAGACTTAAGGTTTTCGAGATAGGTTCAAAGGGCAAACCCAAGGAAATAGAGGCAGTCCGTAAGTTTACGGGCCTCGGAACAAAATCTTACAGCTCGGGTGTTATCCAGTCTGCACAGGTTGAAGAACTGTGCAAATGTCTTAAGATGTTTGACGAGAAGTGCAAAGAATACGGTGTTGCCCGTGTCTTCTGCGTTGCTACATCAGCTTTCAGAGACGCTTCAAATGCCGAAGTCGTAATCGAGAAGGTAAGGACAAGAACCGGATTTAAGATCAAGGTCCTGGATAACTCTATGGAGCGTTATTACCAGACTCTGGCGGTTCAGGCTATCTATCCTGAATTTGCAAAGATCATATCTACAGGAACCATGATCCTTGATATCGGTTCAGGATCTATCCAGGCTTCTGTTTACGATAAGTCGGAATTTGTATTCAGCCAGAACCTTTTGCTCGGATCTTTAAGAATTTCAGGCATGCTGAATGACCTTCAGAGCAAGACTATCCATTACGACGAAGTTGCTGAGGAGTTCATCGCACAGGATCTGGAAGACTACCACGCAGTTGAGCCTAAGGGCATTATCTATAAGAACCTCATCGCTTTTTCGGGCGAGATGGGCTATATCAAGCAGCTGGCAGGCTATGGAGCAATGTCTTCCTGCACTCTTACCAAAGAAGAGTTTTTAAACGTATATAATTACCTTTTTAAAACAAGAGCTACGGACCTTACATTGAAGGATAACATTCCTTCCTTGATCGCTCCGCTCCTTCTTCCTACGGCCTTGATCGTCAAGAACATGCTCGAGTATACCGGCGTAGACACGATCTATATGCCTCATGCATCACTGTCTGACGGTATCATCTACTACTATTGCGTTAACTCGCAGGGCCTTAAGACAGAGATCTCTCCGGACAGTTATCTTATTTCCGCATCCAGACACATTGCGAAAAGATACCGTTCCAACAAAAAGCATATCGAATTCGTCGAAAAGACGGCGCTCCAGTTTTTCGATGAGACAAAGAAGATATCAGGCCTCGGAAGCCGTGACAGACTGCTTTTGCAGGTTTCTGTAATCCTTCACGAGATAGGCAAGTTCGTTCACTCGAGAAACCACAGCGACGCTGCTTATTCGATTATCAAGAATACAAATCTTATGGGCCTTGATCACGATGAGATCAATATGGTTGCCATGATCGTAAGACTCTATCCGAGAAACAAGCCTTACGACAGCTACTACTATTCGATTCTTCCGCCGGATCAGAAGGTCATAGTATCAAAGCTCGCATCGATCCTTAAGATCGCAGATGCAATCGATGCATCACACAAGGAAAAGGGCAAAAAGATCGATTGCAAGATCAAAGACAATGAATTTCTTATCTCATGTTACGCATCTGAAGATATGTCTTTCGAGAAGTGGGCATTTGAGAACAGAAGCTTAATGTTTGAAGACGTAATGGGAATCAAACCGGTTCTCAAGATCAGGAGGGAAGGCTGA
- a CDS encoding 3-isopropylmalate dehydrogenase: MSKKYNIAVIPGDGIGPEITKAAIDVLEAAASRQEIEIFTKELTAGGAAIDRYGIPLPQETIYSAQDSDAVLLGAVGGPKWDNVDPELRPEKALLGLRFGLGLYANIRPVTIYEELKDASPLKNTGNIDFVIVRELTGGIYFGKTGSYQSGDRLPDGTVKGKIAYDTESYSEGEITRILKIAFELAMKRKKKLTLVDKANVLLTSRMWRRLTSQMRFDYPEVEVEFLYVDNAAMQLISRPYSFDVIVTSNLFGDILSDEAGQIAGSIGMLPSASLGAAGIPGLYEPIHGSAPDLAGQDKANPLGCILSAAMMMRMAFGEEEVATDIEKAVKKTLEQGLRTSDITFVGEGITTKLVGTKEMTEAVIANL, encoded by the coding sequence ATGTCAAAGAAATACAATATAGCAGTAATTCCCGGCGACGGAATAGGTCCGGAAATTACAAAGGCCGCAATTGACGTTCTTGAAGCTGCCGCTTCGCGCCAAGAGATTGAGATCTTTACAAAGGAACTGACGGCAGGAGGTGCTGCAATAGACCGTTATGGAATCCCGCTCCCGCAGGAGACTATCTATTCGGCACAGGACAGCGATGCTGTTCTTCTCGGCGCAGTAGGCGGCCCGAAGTGGGATAATGTCGATCCTGAATTAAGACCTGAAAAGGCCCTTCTCGGTTTAAGATTCGGGCTTGGATTATATGCAAATATCAGACCGGTTACGATCTACGAGGAACTAAAGGACGCATCACCTCTGAAGAATACCGGAAATATTGATTTTGTTATCGTAAGAGAACTTACGGGCGGTATCTATTTCGGAAAGACCGGTTCTTACCAGAGCGGAGACCGTCTGCCTGACGGAACCGTTAAGGGAAAGATTGCATACGATACAGAGAGCTATTCAGAAGGCGAGATCACGAGGATCTTAAAGATAGCTTTCGAGCTCGCAATGAAGAGAAAAAAGAAGCTGACATTAGTAGATAAGGCAAACGTACTCCTTACCAGCAGAATGTGGAGAAGACTTACGAGCCAGATGAGGTTTGATTATCCTGAAGTAGAAGTTGAATTCCTCTACGTCGATAATGCTGCAATGCAGCTTATAAGCAGGCCTTACAGCTTTGACGTTATCGTAACGAGCAATCTTTTCGGCGACATTTTATCTGATGAAGCTGGACAGATCGCAGGCTCCATCGGAATGCTGCCGTCAGCATCTTTAGGTGCAGCCGGAATACCCGGATTATATGAGCCTATCCATGGTTCAGCTCCTGATCTTGCAGGCCAGGACAAAGCAAATCCTCTGGGCTGCATCTTGTCGGCTGCAATGATGATGCGTATGGCATTCGGTGAAGAAGAGGTTGCAACTGATATTGAAAAAGCAGTTAAGAAGACTCTTGAACAGGGTCTTAGAACGAGCGATATAACCTTCGTTGGAGAAGGAATTACTACAAAACTTGTCGGAACAAAGGAGATGACTGAAGCAGTCATAGCCAACCTCTGA
- a CDS encoding ABC-type Na+ efflux pump permease subunit yields the protein MDKVITVFNWEIKKLFSSWRRTVALFLLPAILLMAALNVFPLLVNYMSTGSLNKKPVTVVGAPESFRTYVDETVDARVYTYDYKTYQEFAEIMRDEDSYHKMLRKGTLIVYFYSGDPLVDFDDEVRSYYKEISAENTQAVSKAVIYVAFDGNSFTSEARAEQLKEGVLNDYQSGLIDKLGGDYSVVGSSLFAIDSFNPITDFEDYRTTANTAASRVVPGVLMIMMYYCVYSLVSDMFASERDRGFMDKLIMTPVSRKKIYAGKILAINVIVSCSTVITMLLLFFSSWVNRSNDAMSLLPFGMMLTPSELLIILGSIPITVLLMTAICISTVFQLRRMQDITVNLQLPLIYFLGDFFMQMFRGTRPITMEYFLPLHNTLALIAETFNSQNKAWHVIVIYLINLGLSYWVLSYTFRKEERK from the coding sequence ATGGATAAAGTCATTACAGTTTTTAATTGGGAGATCAAGAAACTCTTTTCGAGCTGGAGAAGAACAGTTGCACTGTTCCTTCTTCCCGCAATTCTGTTAATGGCTGCATTAAATGTTTTCCCGCTTCTCGTCAATTACATGTCCACCGGTTCTCTTAACAAAAAACCTGTAACTGTTGTCGGTGCGCCGGAGTCGTTCAGAACATATGTAGATGAGACAGTTGATGCGAGAGTATATACTTACGACTACAAAACATATCAGGAATTCGCCGAGATAATGCGCGACGAAGATTCTTATCACAAAATGCTCCGCAAAGGAACGCTCATCGTTTATTTCTATTCCGGAGATCCGCTCGTAGATTTCGATGACGAAGTCCGTTCATACTACAAAGAGATCTCAGCCGAAAACACTCAGGCTGTCAGCAAAGCAGTTATCTACGTTGCTTTTGACGGAAACTCATTTACTTCTGAAGCACGTGCCGAACAGTTAAAAGAAGGTGTTCTTAACGACTACCAGTCAGGTCTGATCGATAAACTCGGTGGTGATTATTCCGTAGTAGGAAGTTCTCTTTTTGCCATCGACAGTTTCAATCCCATAACTGATTTCGAAGATTACAGAACGACTGCAAACACTGCTGCATCAAGAGTTGTGCCTGGCGTTCTTATGATAATGATGTATTACTGCGTATATTCTCTCGTAAGTGATATGTTCGCATCCGAGCGTGACAGAGGCTTTATGGATAAACTCATAATGACTCCTGTATCAAGGAAAAAGATCTATGCAGGAAAGATCCTTGCGATAAACGTGATCGTTTCCTGTTCGACAGTTATCACTATGCTCCTTTTATTCTTCTCATCGTGGGTCAACCGGAGTAATGATGCGATGTCACTTCTCCCGTTCGGAATGATGCTGACGCCTTCAGAGTTATTGATAATATTAGGAAGCATTCCTATTACGGTTCTTCTCATGACCGCGATCTGCATCAGTACGGTATTCCAGTTAAGACGCATGCAGGATATTACCGTTAATCTCCAGCTCCCGTTGATCTATTTCCTTGGTGACTTCTTCATGCAGATGTTCAGAGGAACCAGACCGATTACAATGGAATATTTCCTGCCGCTTCATAACACTCTGGCATTGATAGCTGAGACATTTAATTCACAGAACAAAGCATGGCACGTAATAGTCATTTACCTGATAAATCTCGGACTCTCCTACTGGGTTTTATCCTATACATTCAGAAAAGAGGAACGCAAATGA
- a CDS encoding 3-isopropylmalate/(R)-2-methylmalate dehydratase small subunit has protein sequence MKVSGRVFKYGDNIDTDVIIPARYLTSADPDHLKEHCMEDIDKTFKDRVKAGDIMVAGKNFGCGSSREHAPVAIKASGISLVIANDFARIFYRNSINVGLPILECPEAAEKISEGDEIEADFDTGVITDKTTGECFQANAFPEFIKNIMASGGLVGYTESELKV, from the coding sequence ATGAAGGTATCAGGAAGAGTGTTTAAATACGGTGACAACATCGATACCGATGTCATTATCCCTGCAAGATATCTTACTTCAGCAGATCCGGATCATCTCAAAGAGCACTGCATGGAGGACATTGACAAGACCTTTAAAGACAGGGTAAAAGCCGGTGACATTATGGTTGCAGGCAAGAACTTCGGATGCGGCTCTTCAAGAGAACATGCGCCCGTTGCTATTAAGGCGAGCGGAATTTCACTTGTCATCGCAAACGATTTTGCAAGGATCTTCTACAGGAATTCGATCAATGTCGGACTCCCTATCTTAGAGTGTCCTGAAGCTGCAGAGAAGATATCTGAAGGCGATGAGATCGAAGCAGATTTCGATACGGGAGTCATTACTGATAAGACTACGGGAGAATGCTTTCAGGCGAATGCGTTCCCTGAGTTTATAAAGAACATTATGGCCAGCGGCGGACTTGTTGGATATACAGAGTCCGAATTGAAAGTATAA
- a CDS encoding 3-isopropylmalate/(R)-2-methylmalate dehydratase large subunit: MPMTMTQKILADHAGLDSVSPGDLIEAKLDYVLGNDVTTPPAIKVFEKLGVKDVFDKDRVLLIQDHFTPNKDIKSAELNKTMRCFAREQNITHYYELGRREMGIEHVILPDNGIVLPGDLVIGADSHTCTYGALGSFATGVGSTDLACAMARGVTWFKVPEAIRINLTGRFKKFVTGKDLILSIIGKIGVDGALYKSLEFDGDGIKALSMDGRLTVCNMAIECGAKNGIFPVDEYTLKYISKTNPERFIKSDYKVYTTDPDAEYSRVLDIDLNDIDLTVALPHLPSNTKNASECKDMKIDQVVIGSCTNGRLEDIGAAATIFKGLKVHKDVRCIVIPGSQKVYRQALDNGWLEILDDAGCVISTPTCGPCLGGHMGVLAKGERCVSTTNRNFVGRMGDVGSEVILSGVPVACASAVLGRVGTPDEL; this comes from the coding sequence ATGCCAATGACCATGACGCAGAAGATCCTGGCTGATCATGCAGGTTTGGACAGCGTGTCTCCCGGTGACCTTATTGAAGCCAAACTGGATTATGTTCTAGGTAATGACGTTACGACTCCGCCTGCTATCAAGGTTTTCGAAAAGCTGGGCGTAAAGGACGTTTTCGACAAAGACAGAGTCCTTCTGATCCAAGACCATTTCACACCGAATAAAGATATTAAATCCGCAGAGCTCAACAAGACTATGCGCTGTTTTGCCCGCGAACAGAATATTACCCATTACTACGAACTCGGAAGAAGAGAGATGGGTATAGAACACGTTATCCTGCCAGATAACGGAATCGTTCTTCCGGGTGATCTTGTAATCGGTGCAGATTCACATACATGTACATATGGAGCTTTGGGTTCTTTTGCAACCGGCGTCGGATCGACTGACCTTGCATGCGCAATGGCCAGAGGTGTTACATGGTTTAAGGTTCCTGAAGCGATCAGGATCAATCTTACAGGAAGATTCAAGAAATTTGTAACAGGCAAGGACCTTATCTTAAGCATAATAGGTAAGATCGGTGTTGATGGCGCACTCTATAAGTCTTTGGAATTTGACGGAGACGGCATTAAAGCTCTTTCCATGGACGGCAGGCTCACAGTATGCAACATGGCGATCGAGTGTGGCGCGAAGAACGGCATTTTCCCGGTCGATGAATATACATTGAAGTATATCTCGAAAACAAATCCCGAGAGATTCATCAAGAGTGATTACAAGGTCTATACAACAGATCCTGATGCTGAATACAGCCGGGTTTTAGATATTGATCTGAATGATATCGATCTGACCGTTGCGCTCCCTCATCTCCCTTCGAATACGAAGAATGCATCCGAGTGCAAAGACATGAAGATTGACCAGGTCGTTATCGGATCCTGCACGAACGGAAGACTTGAAGATATCGGTGCTGCCGCTACGATCTTTAAAGGACTTAAGGTCCATAAGGATGTAAGATGCATCGTTATTCCGGGTTCGCAGAAGGTTTACAGACAGGCGCTGGATAACGGATGGCTTGAGATTCTGGACGATGCAGGCTGTGTTATCTCCACACCTACATGCGGACCTTGTTTAGGCGGTCACATGGGCGTTCTCGCAAAAGGTGAGAGATGTGTTTCAACTACTAACAGAAACTTTGTTGGAAGAATGGGCGATGTAGGATCTGAAGTTATCTTAAGCGGTGTTCCGGTAGCTTGCGCTTCAGCTGTTCTGGGCCGCGTAGGCACACCTGATGAGCTGTAA
- a CDS encoding histone H1-like protein has product MDTEKKDVKVAAPVAAPAAAPAPVKAEKKAAAKKPAAKEAAAAHAAAEKKAAAKKPAAKKAAKKPAAKKAAPKADAKKAEAKKPAAKKAAAKKPVAKKAAAKKAAPAKKAAAKKPAAKKAAKKVAAPKKVDIIFQIDGQEISAAAIAKKLPKAAKIYVVAAEKKAYDVDGKGVDLF; this is encoded by the coding sequence ATGGATACAGAAAAGAAAGACGTTAAGGTTGCTGCACCTGTAGCTGCTCCTGCTGCTGCACCTGCACCTGTTAAGGCAGAGAAGAAGGCTGCTGCTAAGAAGCCCGCTGCAAAGGAGGCTGCTGCTGCGCATGCTGCGGCAGAGAAGAAGGCTGCTGCTAAGAAGCCCGCTGCAAAGAAGGCTGCTAAGAAGCCTGCTGCAAAGAAGGCTGCTCCTAAGGCTGACGCTAAGAAGGCAGAGGCTAAGAAGCCCGCTGCAAAGAAGGCTGCTGCTAAGAAGCCCGTTGCAAAGAAGGCTGCTGCTAAGAAGGCTGCTCCTGCAAAGAAGGCTGCTGCTAAGAAGCCCGCTGCAAAGAAGGCTGCTAAGAAGGTTGCTGCTCCTAAGAAGGTTGACATCATCTTCCAGATCGATGGTCAGGAAATCTCTGCAGCTGCTATCGCAAAGAAGCTTCCTAAGGCTGCTAAGATCTATGTCGTTGCAGCTGAGAAGAAGGCTTACGATGTTGATGGTAAGGGTGTAGATCTCTTCTAA
- a CDS encoding ATP-binding cassette subfamily F protein 3 — MPLLTLNNITMNYGPRRILDGVSFRVNKGDRIAFIGDNGAGKSTLFKIIKGSLTPDDGEVILHGNTIAGYLSQNMDEQDLSGATLKPSNLIDLELKMDTISSKITHASENGDDNSALVEELSKTQSLYEAAGGYDYEYRLKDALAGLGLKDIHSREDFSDLSGGEKMRVCLARLIVDRPDILLLDEPTNHLDMEAVEWLENFLSSYGGAVFVITHDRHFIDQVATKVIELDGGHITEYKGGYTDYKEQKEHFIKSQSLVTKALEEELAHQLDVKQTMLSHRNISGYHQREKMVAKLEEKLEEARSKLPAGYAKMSFTAQPLERTGRSDRIILQAKDLAMKFEDSETNLFDPLSFEVTADEKLFLAGPNGCGKTTLLKLLSGHAGEKLGGSSGTVLIGSAQSMGYMEQFVPFDDEEMNCFDELVSRSDIGTTEARSLLARFGFKGDDAFKKISMLSGGERSRLYLCCLLRENPDILFLDEPTNHLDINSREILEDAIKEYSGAVICVSHDRFFIDKCADKVLGFKDRKAELYDSYCFYRKAVQTASSEPVLEEETKKENENTVRNANRALGRKESAKRRQRISDIEKETTRLEAEQKELEAKFGGSCTSEELKRYEDNANKLAALYDEYFELNDE, encoded by the coding sequence ATGCCGCTTCTTACACTTAACAACATCACTATGAATTACGGACCGCGCCGCATTCTTGACGGTGTGTCCTTCCGCGTAAACAAAGGCGACCGCATCGCATTCATAGGTGATAACGGAGCAGGCAAATCCACACTCTTTAAGATTATCAAAGGCTCACTTACTCCTGATGACGGTGAAGTGATACTGCACGGAAATACCATTGCAGGTTATCTCTCACAGAATATGGATGAGCAGGATCTTTCGGGCGCGACATTAAAACCGTCGAATCTTATCGATCTCGAATTGAAGATGGATACGATCTCTTCAAAGATCACACATGCATCTGAAAACGGCGACGATAATTCCGCTCTTGTCGAAGAACTTTCTAAGACACAGTCGCTCTATGAAGCTGCAGGCGGTTACGATTACGAATACAGATTAAAAGATGCTTTGGCAGGATTAGGCCTTAAAGATATTCATTCCAGAGAAGATTTTTCTGATCTTTCAGGTGGGGAGAAGATGAGAGTCTGTCTTGCAAGACTTATTGTTGACAGGCCTGATATCCTTCTGTTAGACGAGCCTACGAACCATTTGGATATGGAAGCGGTAGAGTGGCTCGAAAACTTTTTGTCTTCTTATGGCGGCGCCGTTTTCGTTATTACTCATGACAGACATTTTATCGATCAGGTCGCTACCAAAGTGATTGAATTAGACGGCGGGCATATCACAGAATATAAAGGCGGTTACACTGACTACAAGGAACAAAAAGAGCATTTCATAAAGTCGCAGAGTCTTGTTACAAAAGCTCTGGAAGAAGAGCTCGCACATCAGTTGGATGTTAAGCAGACTATGCTCTCGCACAGAAATATCAGCGGTTATCACCAAAGAGAAAAGATGGTGGCAAAGCTCGAAGAAAAGCTTGAAGAGGCGAGATCTAAGCTTCCTGCGGGCTATGCGAAAATGAGTTTTACCGCTCAGCCTTTGGAGAGGACCGGCAGATCTGACAGGATAATCCTCCAGGCAAAAGATCTTGCAATGAAATTCGAAGATTCAGAAACGAATCTTTTTGATCCTTTGTCGTTTGAAGTAACAGCTGATGAAAAACTGTTCCTCGCAGGACCTAACGGATGCGGTAAGACGACGCTCTTAAAACTCCTGTCCGGACATGCCGGTGAGAAATTGGGCGGCTCTTCCGGAACCGTTCTAATCGGTTCTGCGCAGTCGATGGGCTACATGGAGCAGTTTGTTCCTTTTGACGATGAGGAAATGAACTGTTTTGATGAACTCGTATCAAGAAGTGACATCGGTACCACTGAAGCCAGAAGCCTTCTTGCCAGATTCGGTTTTAAAGGTGACGATGCATTTAAGAAGATCTCAATGCTCTCAGGCGGTGAGAGATCAAGATTATATCTTTGCTGTCTCTTAAGAGAGAATCCGGATATTCTTTTCTTAGACGAGCCTACGAATCACCTTGATATCAACTCAAGAGAGATCCTTGAAGATGCGATCAAAGAATACAGCGGTGCCGTTATCTGCGTAAGCCACGACAGATTCTTTATCGATAAATGTGCGGATAAGGTTTTGGGTTTCAAAGACAGAAAAGCTGAACTCTACGATTCGTATTGCTTCTATCGTAAGGCTGTGCAGACAGCATCTTCCGAACCTGTTTTAGAGGAAGAAACAAAGAAGGAAAATGAGAATACCGTAAGAAACGCTAACCGTGCTCTCGGCAGAAAAGAGTCTGCAAAAAGGCGCCAGCGCATTTCTGATATCGAGAAGGAAACTACAAGGCTTGAAGCTGAACAGAAGGAATTGGAAGCTAAGTTCGGCGGTTCCTGTACCAGTGAAGAGCTGAAAAGATATGAAGACAATGCCAATAAGCTCGCGGCTTTGTACGACGAATATTTCGAATTGAACGACGAGTGA
- a CDS encoding sodium transport system ATP-binding protein: MIKLVDVHKSYTKEHETIKGVSFEVSEGQIFGLLGPNGAGKTTLMQMIATLMKPTSGQILIDGLSADKDLLEIHRKIGFLTNEIKLDPMSTPNILFDFFAKLYDIPEKDLRDRKAESFARFGISPFADKRINELSTGMKQKISIAISLIHNPPVIIFDEPTNGLDILTSKQVTDYLKELKSKGHAIILSTHIFSVAEELCDEIAILVDGKIAAQGSVEELVKQAEAENFEKAFFKIYVENHVE, translated from the coding sequence ATGATCAAGTTAGTTGATGTTCACAAGAGTTACACCAAAGAACACGAGACGATCAAAGGCGTCAGTTTTGAAGTTTCGGAAGGTCAGATCTTCGGACTCTTAGGTCCTAACGGTGCCGGCAAAACGACACTGATGCAGATGATCGCCACTTTGATGAAGCCTACATCAGGCCAGATCCTCATTGACGGACTTTCTGCAGATAAGGATCTTTTGGAGATCCACCGCAAGATCGGATTCCTCACTAACGAGATAAAGCTCGATCCTATGTCCACACCGAATATCTTATTCGATTTCTTCGCCAAGCTTTACGATATTCCCGAAAAAGATCTGAGAGACAGAAAGGCAGAGAGTTTTGCCCGATTCGGCATCTCCCCTTTTGCAGATAAAAGGATTAATGAATTGTCTACGGGCATGAAGCAGAAGATCTCGATAGCGATAAGCCTTATTCATAATCCGCCGGTCATTATTTTCGACGAACCTACGAACGGACTTGATATTCTTACATCAAAGCAGGTTACTGATTATTTAAAAGAGCTTAAATCAAAAGGACACGCGATCATACTTTCCACACACATATTCTCAGTAGCAGAAGAGCTTTGCGATGAGATAGCAATACTTGTCGACGGAAAGATCGCAGCTCAGGGAAGCGTCGAAGAACTGGTAAAACAGGCAGAAGCCGAAAACTTCGAAAAAGCATTCTTCAAGATCTACGTTGAAAACCACGTTGAATAA